A window of the Brassica napus cultivar Da-Ae chromosome C5, Da-Ae, whole genome shotgun sequence genome harbors these coding sequences:
- the LOC125587174 gene encoding uncharacterized protein LOC125587174: MVNMLTKRLEGSHGKWVEELHRVLWAYRTTPKTATWETPYSLVYGSEAIVPTEMHVRTTLSGSTSLEENNELLALSLDLLDEKREAARLRNWSYQQDVARTYNKKVRTRNFQQGDWVLRRAEKKTGKLTPGWEGPYKVIEVRRAGAYRPQDSKGKIQPNCWNALHLKAYHF; the protein is encoded by the coding sequence ATGGTCAACATGCTCACAAAGCGACTGGAGGGCTCTCACGGGAAGTGGGTGGAAGAACTACACAGAGTCCTCTGGGCCTACCGGACCACTCCAAAAACAGCAACATGGGAAACCCCCTACTCGCTAGTCTACGGCTCTGAGGCCATTGTACCTACAGAGATGCACGTAAGAACAACGCTCTCCGGATCTACCTCTCTGGAGGAAAACAACGAGCTATTGGCGCTAAGCCTCGACCTGCTCGATGAAAAAAGAGAGGCCGCTCGATTAAGAAACTGGTCCTACCAGCAAGACGTCGCCAGGACGTACAACAAGAAAGTCAGAACCAGAAACTTCCAGCAAGGGGACTGGGTTCTACGACGAGCAGAAAAAAAAACGGGGAAACTCACCCCAgggtgggaaggaccctataaggtCATCGAGGTGCGGAGAGCAGGCGCCTACAGGCCGCAAGATagcaaaggtaaaatacaacctaACTGCTGGAATGCCCTGCACCTCAAagcctatcatttttaa